One Aegilops tauschii subsp. strangulata cultivar AL8/78 chromosome 7, Aet v6.0, whole genome shotgun sequence genomic window carries:
- the LOC109735352 gene encoding uncharacterized protein: MEVRPGRRLRFPQPQLCSPSGGGGEPDRISNLPQELLLLILTLMGCAATAARTSVLSRRWRDLWTHLRQIVFHNLAPSIVPALGRVRAPPAAAAVSLLEVRIPSSSRHPGPFGATATRLLRAAVRLEPEEIVLSFPWGVEFEDRRNLVRLPCFQRTKSLMMERLLFYCPDGEFTALRTLSISYGLGGLHSLLPRCPHLLVLSLKFVNDGFGLVRNGFISLHLPSLQELFLESNIMYADAVDIVAPLLKRLTVSFGTYKLLSSISVSAPILEKVSWQCWYLGDGSIVRFGRWSLQRLWLHTGETQGQLPSSLHISASTSNSSWFMSNEDNFAQEIEKHLVADFSLLELRLLKAGHVFGALVFHLLGITRISRGIQRLKIVLERSRLKGKCSPNCSCQPTNWRSQTISLTALEEVEINGFEGQEHEFDLLKLILKGAPALKKMILQLSQEASSNNSGSTKIYDICSTDSSVECYVYQSSRLMHGGQIYPLT, encoded by the exons ATGGAGGTGAGGCCGGGGCGTCGCCTGCGTTTCCCGCAGCCGCAGCTGTGTAGCCcaagcggtggcggcggcgaacCGGATCGCATCAGCAACCTCCCGCAggagctcctcctcctcatcctcacCCTCATGGGATGCGCTGCGACCGCCGCGCGCACCAGCGTCCTCTCCCGCCGGTGGCGCGATCTCTGGACGCATCTCCGCCAAATCGTCTTCCACAACCTCGCGCCGTCGATTGTACCGGCGCTCGGCCGTGTCCGTGCCCCCCCGGCCGCGGCCGCGGTCTCCCTCCTGGAAGTCCGCATCCCCAGCAGCAGCAGGCATCCCGGGCCCTTCGGCGCCACGGCCACCAGGCTGCTCCGCGCCGCTGTGCGGCTGGAGCCGGAGGAGATCGTCCTCAGCTTCCCGTGGGGCGTAGAATTCGAAGACCGGCGGAACCTCGTCCGGCTGCCGTGCTTCCAGCGGACCAAATCTCTCATGATGGAAAGGCTTCTCTTCTACTGCCCCGACGGCGAGTTCACCGCGCTCCGGACGCTGTCCATCTCCTACGGCCTCGGCGGCCTCCACAGCTTGCTCCCCCGATGCCCGCACCTCCTCGTGCTCAGCCTCAAGTTTGTCAACGATGGCTTCGGACTTGTCCGGAATGGCTTCATCTCACTCCACTTGCCATCGCTGCAGGAACTTTTCCTTGAGAGCAACATAATGTACGCAGATGCAGTCGATATCGTCGCCCCTCTGCTGAAGCGACTCACGGTGTCCTTCGGCACTTACAAGCTGCTCAGCAGCATCTCCGTCTCGGCGCCAATCTTGGAGAAGGTTTCGTGGCAGTGCTGGTATTTGGGGGACGGGAGCATCGTCCGCTTTGGTCGTTGGAGCCTCCAGAGGTTGTGGCTACACACGGGAGAGACACAGGGACAGCTTCCTTCTTCGCTCCACATTAGTGCCTCTACCTCCAAT AGCTCCTGGTTTATGTCCAATGAAGACAACTTTGCCCAGGAAATAGAGAAGCACCTGGTTGCTGATTTCTCTCTTTTGGAGCTACGTCTCCTAAAAGCCGGACATGTTTTTGGAGCACTGGTGTTTCATCTCCTTGGGATTACTCGTATTTCTAGAGGTATACAGAGGCTTAAGATCGTCCTAGAGAGATCGCGG CTGAAAGGAAAATGCTCGCCAAACTGTTCATGTCAACCCACAAACTGGAGATCTCAAACAATCTCCTTGACTGCTCTTGAAGAAGTGGAAATCAATGGATTCGAAGGACAAGAACATGAGTTTGATTTATTGAAATTAATACTCAAAGGTGCACCAGCGCTTAAAAAGATGATACTGCAACTGTCACAGGAGGCCTCATCTAATAATAGTGGAAGCACTAAAATATATGACATCTGCAGCACCGATTCTTCAGTGGAATGCTATGTTTATCAGAGCTCTA GGCTAATGCATGGCGGCCAAATTTATCCGTTGACATGA